The Candidatus Hydrogenedentota bacterium nucleotide sequence GGACTAAACCAGCGCACCTGCGCGCCCATCGCAAACTACACCCTCGAGCTCGCGCGCTTGTTTTCGAGCTTCTACAACGACTGCCCCGTGCTCAAGGCGGAAAACGAGGCCCTCGTCACCGCGCGGCTCCAGATCTGCAAGGCAACGCTCCAGACCCTAAAGAACGCCCTGGGCATTTTGGGCATCGCCGCGCCAGAACGCATGTAGGGACGGACCCGCGCTTAAGCGTCGCCTGATAACGCAAAGAACGCAATACAGCAAAGGCCGATTGTCTTTAGCGGCATTTGTTCGATGCGCGGGCCTGTCCCAGCGGATGTGGAGCGACGATTCGATGCAGCACCAAAAGGTCCCTTCGTAGTTCCACTGGATGCGGGAAGGTGGCCTCGTACAAGGCTCAGTGGGGGACGCCATCCCCATTCAGGAACGTCCCGATGCCTCGGCAATGGGATGAACTACAATGGCATCTGCCCGCTTTCGCACGAGGCTCAGGTCGTAGTTCATCTGCAGGCGCAACCATCCATCGGCGGTACCCCAGCCCATTTTTTCCAGGCGAACGGACATCTCGGGTGATATCCCTGACTTTTCGTTGAGCAGGTTGTTCAATGTTTGTCGTGCCACCCCCAGGGCTTTGGCGCCATCGGACACGGTAATCCCCAAGGGTTCGAGACAATTGACTCGCACGTGCCGTCCCGGATGGGGTGGGTTCTTCATTGGCATGTTCTGCGACTCCCTTAGTGATAATCCACCAGATCGATTTCCAAGGCAAGGCCGCCCTCGAAACGAAATATGATGCGCCAGTTTTCTGAGACGGCAACGGCGTAGTGTTCCCGAAGACTCCCGCGAAGTTCGTGTAACCTGTAACCCGGTTGGCGCATGTGCTCGATTGACTCAGCGGCATCCAAGTCGGCAAGAATCAATTCAACCCTGGCCAGCAAGTATGGGTTGACCTTACTGACATCACCGTGTTCTTAGAGGCGCTTCAGCCCCTTGTGTTTGAAGCTACCGACCATACCCTAGTCTACCTTAGACAATTGTCACTTGTCAGATCGACTCAAGAAAAATCCGGCGCGGCGGACCGCAAAGGTCTCGTGAGACCTTTTCGACCCACCGCGCCGGTCAAGGCGCAGTTGGTTTTTATTACAGCGAAGCCAGCAGTGCTTCCACGTCGGCTTTCGCATCCGTGCCCACGGGCTTGAGGTTGTAGTTCTTCTGGAGCAGCGCCAGCACGTTGGGCGTGACGAAGGCGGGCAGGTTCGGGCCGAGGTGGATGTTGTGCACATCCAGATACAGCAGGGTCAGCAGCACGGCCACGGCCTTCTGTTCGAACCAGCTAATCATCAGCGTGAGGGGCAGGTCGTTCACGCCGCATTCGAAGGCTTTCGCCAGCGCCAGCGCCACCTGGATCGCGCCGTAGGCGTCGTTGCACTGGCCCATGTCGAGGAAGCGCGGCAGGCCCGCCACGGTACCGTAGTCATAGTCGCGGATGCGGAACTTGCCGCAGCCGAGGGTAAGCACCAGAGAGTCCATGGGCGTGGCGTGTGCGAAATCGGCGTAGTAGTTGCGCCCCGGCTCGGCGCCGTCGCAGCCGCCGATGAGGAAGACGTGGCGGATGTCGCCGCCCTTGAAGGCCTGCACCAGCGTGTCGGCGTGGTTGAGAATCTGGGTGTAGTGGAAGCCGATCGTGGTCTTCTTCAGTTCGGTGGGCTTCAGCGGACCGATTTCCAGCGCGCGCTTGATGATGGGCGTGTAGTCGTTGTCGGTGATGCGCATGGCGCCGGGAACGGCCGTGGTGCGGGTGGTGTAGAAGCGGTCGAGGTAGGTATTGGAGTCCCAGGGAATCAGCACGCAGTTGGTGGTGCCCAGGATGGGTCCGCCGAAGCGCTCAAATTCCACGCGCTGCTTTTGCCACGCCGAGCCGAAGTGGCCCTTGAGGTGGGGATATTTCTTCAGGCCCGGGTAGCTGTGGCCGGGAAGCATTTCGCCGTGGGTGTACACATTCACGCCCGCGTTGTTGGCCTGCTCCAGCAGATCTTTCAGGTCCATCAGGTCGTGACCGGTGATCAGAATGCCGGGGCCTTCCTGGATACCTTCGGTCACTTCGGTGGGTTCTGGAATGCCGAAATTCTCCACGTGACCATCGTTCAGAAGCTGCATGGTCTTCAGATTCATCCGCCCGCATTCCAGCGCCATCTCCACCAGCGTCATCAGGTCGAAGTTCACGTTGGTCATCGTGGCAAAAAGCGCCTCTTCGATGAAAGCCTCCACTTCGGGGTCGGTCTTGCCCAGGCGCCGCGCGTGGTGCTTGTATGCCGCCATGCCTTTCAGTCCATAGAGCAAAATCTTCTGTACGGACTCGACGTCCGCGTCCTTTCCGCAGATACCGCGATCGACGCAGCCTGTCCCGCGAAAGGTTTGTTCACATTGGTCGCAATGCATGGTGGC carries:
- a CDS encoding HigA family addiction module antidote protein; protein product: MPMKNPPHPGRHVRVNCLEPLGITVSDGAKALGVARQTLNNLLNEKSGISPEMSVRLEKMGWGTADGWLRLQMNYDLSLVRKRADAIVVHPIAEASGRS
- the hcp gene encoding hydroxylamine reductase; the encoded protein is MHCDQCEQTFRGTGCVDRGICGKDADVESVQKILLYGLKGMAAYKHHARRLGKTDPEVEAFIEEALFATMTNVNFDLMTLVEMALECGRMNLKTMQLLNDGHVENFGIPEPTEVTEGIQEGPGILITGHDLMDLKDLLEQANNAGVNVYTHGEMLPGHSYPGLKKYPHLKGHFGSAWQKQRVEFERFGGPILGTTNCVLIPWDSNTYLDRFYTTRTTAVPGAMRITDNDYTPIIKRALEIGPLKPTELKKTTIGFHYTQILNHADTLVQAFKGGDIRHVFLIGGCDGAEPGRNYYADFAHATPMDSLVLTLGCGKFRIRDYDYGTVAGLPRFLDMGQCNDAYGAIQVALALAKAFECGVNDLPLTLMISWFEQKAVAVLLTLLYLDVHNIHLGPNLPAFVTPNVLALLQKNYNLKPVGTDAKADVEALLASL